In the genome of Harmonia axyridis chromosome 4, icHarAxyr1.1, whole genome shotgun sequence, the window CTCTGAATGTTACTTTTCTATTCTGAAATATATgttcatttttctaaactacaaTTGGAATAATGAATCACATCCCATATATACCTACAATGAGTTCTGTGATACCCAGAGACGCATGATAACGAGCGCCCAAAAACTCTTGACGCCAATTCAGTGATTTCCTCGATTTTTCTTATATTATCAACCATTCTTCATTATAGCTGATCTATCTCAGTCTTCCATTGCATAATCATTACAATCCAATATACGAAACAAATTATTTCCTCAAAGCAAATTTTAGCTATCTTAACATTTACACCGTTTTATACCCATCCATTTCACCATTAGTCTCATGAATCACCTTATGTCAATTCTATTCTCACCTGGCTGGTTAATTCTAGATATTAACCTTCCACCTATATTGTTTCAACTGTTGTGTTGTCTATACGAATAATGTATTTTCAAGGCCTGAACGAATTAAAAAGAAATCTCGAAATATTTTAGGAATTGTAATGAGTTGTTTCATTACGTCAATAATTAAGAATTCTTAATATGTCCAACATTAATTGTGTCCATCTCAAAGTGAAAtaacgaatattttaattaatgGGAATGGTGAAATTTTGTTAATTagatttaatatattttttttaatagcgCATTTACATGGGGCAGATAATAACAATGCTCATTATGCatgaaggtttattatttttgtcaaacgtacaataacaacatcatattttgactgacaagatcatcgaaaagttctactttttcTCCGCCAAAGGAAAAAGTGTTTATATGGCAACTATAAATTACTTTGCCGCCCACCGGAGGGAACAATGCAGCCTAGCAATGATAACTATCAACAATTATACTTCATGCCTCAAATTAATTTATCATGACGATCgttaatataaattttatttgatgGTGGATTTCCAGATttttatgaacttcaaaacgttaaaaaaataacatattttatgCCCCACTTTTTCTTTATCAGGTCTTCAAGATGCTACTTTATTTACGGATTATCTAATAACACTTCGGACAATCAGTAGAGTGTATTGACTTTTTATCATTGTTCCATAGTTTTGTCTTTGAATTAAATGCGACAATTCTTCTCAAATTTGAATACAATACAAGAAAGTGTTCCAGACTATAAATATTTATGAATCCTACTTATTATATGGCAGAGATAACATTGAAATGCATCATGTTGAATGTTTTATATTCCATAATTACTATTAAATATGTACTGATTGCAATAGAtcagaaattgttattctttcaattcaatttttttgtaattgaaatgaaaaaatttccgAGAACCATTGACTTGATATTAGGGAGTTTTCAAGCTCTCATTCATTCATACCCCTATTAAGatcttgaagaccacataactgCATATACGGGGTGTTTTCAAGCTCTCATTCATTCATACCCCTATTAAGatcttgaagaccacataactgCATATACGGGGGTGTCTACTTTTTGAAGGGTCAAATTTCAAGAGGAGATCATATAAGTTTTTTGCAACAAAAATGTCAAATAACACATgttcaatttaacatttcttgAGTTCACGAAATACTTCAAATTTATCCATAAAATCCATTACATTTCAGTTATCCTTGTAGCCACATCAAATTTGACTACATTTCAGGGAAATGGCATTAAATTCGCTATAAGATAAGAAGTTCTGTGTGCCAAAAAATTCTCATTGAGTGATAAGAAGATGAATATCACGATTCTGAAGTAAACAAAATCGGTCATATTTTCCAATGGTTTTATCGATTAAAAATTAAGGATTGTGGACATGTTTTCTTTTCACCAAAAACTACTGCATTTAGTGTGCTTTCGAATGACATATCAACTTTTATGCTAGCTGCTCGTCCTCTGCCATAATATTATGGCTAATAAGAACGaacaacaaaaatttgaaatattccgaACCTAAATTTGCTCTATCTTGAAGCTCTTTATGattgaatattaaaataattCTCTTGGAAATCATGAATTTATCTGTTGTGAATCGAAATAAATCAAacgaataaactaaatttcaataatacagattttatggaaaaatgtattattattcCAACACTTCCAACtaacattgaagaaatttcCTACGATAATTCCTGTGATTATTTCACATATACACAACTAAATGACTGCCTCCGTAGTGCAGTGGACTGATGAGTCGACTATGGTGCCAAAGGTACCGgattcgaatcctggctaggtcatggatgttgtacatgtctggtgatggttaggttagaggctaatgaccgtaacagtcgatgccttcaacgAAAGAAAAAACagacaaaattaaattaaattttattttgtatggaatgaatgaatttagtcgaatgagattttgaaagtgaatctTTCTActgattttttgataataattaagatctactgggtgttcaaaatgacataattcattgatgacttattcaaaccTTAATATCGGTCTTATTCTAAATAGGATGCCTTCCccgtattttatttttttattatttttcattatcttcaaaaaataaataaaggaaaataaaattttgggtATGCCATTTGGAATGAGCCCAATATAAAATTTCGAGTCTGTCATCAATGAATCGACTCATTTTGAACACtctagagttctcaatgattatcaaaaagtactTACCTTCGTTTATTCAGTATTCACTTTTAAAAtctcttcttcttcattctGATACCTATCCGTTCCGGATGCTGGCTAACATGATGGCTATACGGACCTTATCGACAATTGCTCGAAACAAATTGTCGAAGAATTGATCATGGATATGAtcatgaattttgtttttaacACGTTCAATTACAATTCATATCTTTCGCCAACTTGTGCTACCTTGTCCACCAGATTCTGAAGCTCATctttttcattcgatataagAACGGTGTTGTCTGcgtattttatattattaatacATTCgccattaataataaaatcatcCTTGTTGTCTTCAAAAGCCTCGCTGAAGATGTATTCGGagtgtattttgaataaaagCTGAGACAACACGCATCCTTATCGAACTCCTCTTCTGACTAGACTGCCTCGGATTCCTCGTTCCCAATTCTCACTGAAGAGGTCTGGTTCCAATAAATATTGgcaataattgtatttttcgtTGCAGCCATTTCCGAAATATTGGATAAGGTAGAGTCTAAGACTGCTCTGTATCAGGTGAATGGAGGAAATAACAACAAATCGAGTTCTGACCAGAGATTTAAACCTCTCGATGATTATTTGAAAGATAGTCCAAGTTCTGCTTTACCAACTCCAGAAAACCTAAACCACCATAGCAACCTTGTATACATATATACTTCTGGTACAACCGGCCTTCCAAAAGCAGCGGTGATTAGCAACTCTAGGTAAATATTGTTTTCTCTATAGTTTTCTTCATGAATAAAATATGTTAACCTAATGGgcattctaatttttttataaatgcgACTTTTTGCtgataatatacatattatgtatgAAACATATGACCATGAAGGATAGGGCAATAATATAACAAGAATGGAAGGATATAAATGAATCGCGGTCGAAATGCGggatgattaaaaaaaaaaaaagatgaaaaggTGAAGTTATGCGTCTTTTGAAtcgaatttatttcaaattaatttgaaaaaatttgaaataaatttgattcaAAAGACGCATAACTTCTCcatttcatcaatgaaatcaTTAGTCTAGTGAATAACATTCCCAAATTTTTAGGTACATTTTTATCGCTGCAGCAATCCATTGGCTGGCTGGTTTCAAGAATACCGATCGTTTTTATACACCTCTTCCTTTGTATCACACTGCTGGCGGTTGCATGAGTGTCGGGCAAATGATAATCTATGGTTCGACTTTGATAATCAGGAAAAAATTTTCAGCTTCATCGTACTTCACTGATTGTCAAAAATACAAAGCTACAGTAAGTTTTCACGAAGATTCTTTACTTGTGATGCCAAAActttgattttttgtaggtCGCTCAATACATAGGAGAAATGTGCAGGTATATCTTGGCAGTACCTCCAAAATCTGCCGATAAAGAACATAGTTTAAGGATGATTTTTGGCAACGGACTTAGACCTCAGATCTGGGTAGAATTTGTAGACAGGTTCAATATATCGAACGTGGCCGAATTCTATGGCGCCACTGAAGGAAATGCCAATATTGGTGAGTATGATACTGCAAAACCACAATACGTTGGAAATTGCTCAGAAAAAATCTCATTTCGCCTTGCACCCAAAACAAAAAGCTTTTGATGTGCTTCGctgtcatttttattaatttcgttTATTCTGTTTGTATTCCTAAATAATCTAGCTTTAGTATAAAATCAAAGTTAATCCGATGAAACTGAAGAGATTTTTTTATACGTATACGTTTTTACTTTTACGTATGATAAAATCTTTCCTATTCAGAGGACCAAAAGGTCCAAAAAGGTTCCGTCctctttttttctgaatgataaGAGACCAGAAAGCAGATcttagatatcttgattcgttctcgagttacagggcttttctgaaaaatcactgtttcaaatatttcgctattaaCGTTATCGATCATTTTAGTACCTTTTTCTTTATGCTCTTTTGATAGGTTATGTCAGTGTCTGTCTGAAATCTTTGttcattcgaatatttttttcgcAGTCAACATCGATAACACAGTTGGCGCTATTGGCTTCGTGTCCAGGATTATACCCTCAGTCTATCCTATATCCATCATCAAGGTCGACCAAAACACCGGTGAGCCTATAAGGGATCACAGAGGTCTCTGTATGCCATGCGAACCAAATGAGCCAGGAGTCTTCATAGGAAGGATAATAGCCAACAATCCTTCCAGAGCTTTCCTTGGTTATGTGGATAAGAAGGCATCTGACAAGAAGGTGGTTAATGATGTTTTTTACCATGGCGACAAAGCATTTCTGTCAGGTAAGTTTTAATTTGGGGATAAAGATCAGACACAGGTTTCCCAACACCGAGATATTAAAGAGTACCTTCCTACCTTCCAGATTTAAGAAACTTACCTGAGAGAGCTTCCAAGAAGGTTGTGAATCAGATGTTGGTTATGAATGTGTTTTATTTGGCGgagcaatttttttgtttcgatattgttgtttgatatgttgtagttgacAATATTGCTGACATATTCTCCAGGTTTGTATCCGGACGGTACTTGTAGTacggcactttttcagaatgtccCACATAATATGGTTACCAATTCTTAGTAGAGTATCTTCCCTAATGCAAGATGTCACTCTTTATAttaatttcctgcaaacatttgataTGCGCTCGAGATATGTTGGATTATTTAGTTGATTGGACACCGGTAACGTTATTGATCGTCACCGATAGTCGAATCCTTTATGATTTGTTTGCAATAGTTTCCAGTTGAAATCGCTCGATCTGGAACGGTTAGGAGAAATCCTTCCGGATCATTCTACCTGTTGTGAGTTCGACGTTTTAATGTAAATATGATCCTGACTCCGATCTTTGCATGATATTAAATATGGTCTTTATgtagttgtaaaggtgttgattcgtctgcttcacacaatgTTTCATAGATCTTTGATGTACTTGCTTGGTATCGGAATTATCTTCGTAGGCGAAAGCCTACGAAAATATATCTGCCCATGAGCATgttccatgatgtccagcaGACCACAGCAGTGTTGTTTTTTAGGATGGAGAttatttgcttttgtcatcaacattCTCATTTcacattgaattttctatgtgtgttttgctccatggaactatatcGAAAGAGTATGTTAGAAATAAACATGCATAAGTATTGAAGCCTCTCGttatgttcttgctgttgaggtttgtttttaaaatttttagggTTATCCTAATAAACTCAGTAGTTAagtctttcttcattttttgattGGTCGGTTCTGTTTCATTTCAAGGTATTTGTAAAGATCGTCCGACTTCATTGCTTATATTTCCTGTCCGTTTGCAAGAGAAATCGATTGGTACTGAATTCTTCCTCGTACTAAGCTGATCATACGACACTTGTCTAATCCGCATACCATACCTACatcctttgaaaaattttccactaatttgaccataatttctaggcGGTTCTGATggcaataaaattattattattaccatcTTTCTTTTTCAGGCGATATTGTTGTAGCTGATGAATTTGGATATCTTTACTTCAAAGACAGGACCGGTGATACTTTCAGGTGGAAAGGGGAGAATGTCTCAACTTCGGAAGTAGAGGGGGTGCTGAGCAACATACTGGATTATAAGGATGTGGTGGTGTATGGAGTCGAGGTTAGAAACCAAGAAGGTCGCGCTGGAATGGCAGCAGTCTTAGATCCAGATGACAACGTTGATCTAAATACGTTGGCAGAAGGATGTCGGAAGAGTCTACCATCCTATGCCAGGCCGATATTTATTAGGATACTGAAGAAAATGGACATGACAGGTAAAAAATCGTCGAATGTGTTTCCGATGATTAGTTTTAGATGCAGTTGCTGTCAGAAATAGTCAAAAAGATCAATTCCAATATAATACTTTCCAGCACTTTGGCCTTCGGAATTAACTAGATGGTTGATTCGGTATTCTTTTAAGTTACGAGTTGAATATATTTGAATCGTAGGAAGGAAGTTGATCGTAAAAATTGTTATGaggtttattttattatttttttcaatttggcaTATTTGTTTAACTCCATAGTTAGGTAGGTATGTTTTTCAGTTCTTTCAGGTTTGCTTTTTTGCAACGGATAATATTATGCAACaagaaatatttctttcagTTTGATTGGGAAACAGAATTTATTATGTCGGATCGATGAAAATGTCACATTATTCGCCGAAAAAGCCAGATATGAGAAAAAATGGCTTTTGCACACCATAACTTTCCAACTCACTTTTTGAACTAATTTTTGTGTATAAACTTTACAAATCTTATCGAATAACCACAATGTTCCCTTTATATGGCTCCAGCCCACTCTTCAGTCTTCACAACTCTGTGTCACTCGTTTCAGTCTGTGAAATAATGTATTTTGAAGATGTTTTGATGATTATTCTCtagaataatatatattttgtagATCAATGACcaatatctagtaatttttGGACAGTATACCTTCAACATATTTGTGATGgggattttttgaataatatatttaaCAATTATCGCGAATGTAAAGGGTTTTCTgttaagaggtttcattttgatattgaaaaaaacgagtatattttaagagaaatcaatggatgttcattttATTATAGAGAGGAAGATAcaccattaacgatggaaaacgatatcagccaaatggcctcCATTCCTctgttcatgaaattttgcaaaacAAATTCGTACATTTGCGGCATATTCtcgataacttcaagaattctCTCTTCAAggtgttgaatcgattgtgccggattggcatagacctcatctttgacgtggcctcaaagaaaaaaaaggtgacctcttcgagaaaaaacacaactaGGAAGCTTTACTTGCAAAATGGCGATTATTCCGTTCCTTGTGTGGAACATAgcgtcgtcttgttgaaaaaaaaacgtccCCTTCGATATtatccaattccggccataaaaaaccGTTAATTATAgttcggtagcgcaatccattcaccttAGTAGCTGCACCAGCCCCAATTTAGAATAAGTAAGGTttaatcacaccaccagcccaaaaaaaCCACCAAAAAGTGACAACACCTAGAtgacaatcattcttggattttccgagccccaaatgcgTCAATTCTGCTTATTGACGTAGCCTCCGAGATAAATAAAAATGGGCcttactgcaaaattttcaccttttttgttattttaaccCCTCTTAGAAAACAATTCCCTGATTggaaaatgaacaattatttttgaaatatcggAGAATCCTGGAATTTAAAACAACATGGAAGAATGGGATTTGAAAAACATAAAACTGAAACAATGAAGCTTACCTAGAtgacaatcattcttggatttttcaaGCTCCAAATGTgtcaattctgcttattaacgtagcctgCGAGGTAAATGAAAATGGGCCTCaccactgaagatgatttttcgatgaaaatcattttgatgcatttcaaggacctaATCAGTTAGATACGACGATATTGCTCGTTATCGATTAaattgagttcttgtgttaactgaacttcaaAATCGTTAATACCTAAGTCTTTACTCAAAATACTGTGGAATGTCTAATTGCCAAGATTGACGAGGAATCGAACAATCTGTGTTTTGGTCAACACTACGGTCTATAACAGAAattttctcagttgttcttaaaCACGGATTAATTCTTTTCACTTGCTTCTGGTCGAGAAAGTGCTTCATGACGACCCAAAAGCGCTTTTGTTTTGAGTTATGTAACTGCAAAAATTTTCACCTtctttgtagtgaattttaacaaaaagaaagcgttgttgaagcgtgtatagtTTCATTTTAACGTCAACATGACACTTGTCAACTGTCAAAAGATaatagcttcaaaagtgacagctgcacAGATAGCGGGCTGATCACAATGTAATCCCttgttggaaaaccctttataggaattcattttcgaataattaattcaaaagtATATTCCTTCGATTAGCTATAACTTCTTGAAGATGacaatctttcgaaaaaaactacatgaattttctattttgtatgctaaaatgattatttttccagGCACTTACAAGTTGAAGAAAGTGGATCTTCAGAAAGAAGGGTTCGACCCATCACAAACGACTGATAATATCTACTACCTGGACAGTTCGGGTTTCTATTCCTTGCTAACCAAAGATATTTACAATAAAATCGATAGCGGTTCAATTCGGGTTTAATATTAGGTGTATAGTGTACTTACACTGGAATTATTGTGATCAAGTAAATTGACTGAGAAACTGCGATGCGAATCTGTATGTGTGGATAGTAAATCAATCTTTACTAATTTTAAGGTTTTATACTGGATGATAAGCATATTTTATATAGGTGCATATTTTTCTATAACATTGCtgttttgttatttcatttctaGAAAATATTGCTGTAAACATAAGTTGAAAGAAATGGAAGTAAATATATTGATAGTTAATTATATGATCAATTGGTATTCacttgattcaattttttttccttataaTAATAGTAATGTTATACAGTGCTGGCAAGTTGTTATTCGAGAGGCAAACAGGTAACCCAAATTTGTACAATGACTTCCCTATGACTTTCCAGGACTTCCTTTGATTTTCCATGTTTATAATCATCTAACCTTAGGTTCGGTTGATTTGAGATTATCTTTGTTTTTGGAACAATTAAAGATTTTTGAtggaaaaagatgaaaaataaatagtgaaacattttttaaaataacCTTCTAATACGCGATTTTTCCTgcaacttggaaaaaaataccgATACCTAGTTTCGTGAAGGCTTATTTGAACAGAGAACATTGGCGTAATTAGAGTTGACCTATGAGGGGGTTTACCCTCACTTAGAAAACgcaaaatcttcaaatttttcatttataattttttttcaaattattacttacaatttcttttatttcttctaatcaTCGAGGGATAAACAGGTACCCCAAATTTGCACAATGAATTCCCTCGACTTCCTATGATTTTCCATGGTATAATTATTAACCTTAGTTTCGGTTAATATCagattatacatatatttgttCTGAAGAATCAAGGATtttagaagaaaataaaagaaaaaaaaaaagtaaaaaattaccTTCAAAAATAACCTTTTAAAGCGTGGTTTTTCTTACAActtggaaaaaatattgatacCTACTACCTAGTTCCGAGAAGGCTTATTTGAAGAGAGAACATTCACGTTACTAAAGTCGAATCATGATAGGAATTTTTCCCACTGGCGGATCGACTATTTTCGTGGCCCTACTATTGAAAACTTTCGGGGCCTCCCTCAACTTTTACAATTTCtttagaaataatttttcagaatcaGAATTCAGTTTTTATAGGACAAACATAAATTTAATTGATAAAATTCAAGGTATTTTACTGatactgaaattaaaaatcgataTCACTTCTGATATATCAGTAGTGTTATCGCATTTTCATTCTGTAAATATTTCACCTCTACTCTGTCAGTTTGAATGATAGAATGGATTTCGTTATCAATAGTGTTTTCTCCCACAGTGGCAGTAGAGGAGCACATACATtcgtttttcattttctgaaaaccatcatttctccaattttcttcAGGTCGTTGCGAAGAACCAGATTCACACAGTTTGTTGACATTTTCtattgtttgatatttttagATTCTTTTGGAGCAAAAAAATTGGTCAGTTTTGCATGCTTAGTTTTCTGCTGTTTTTTACTTTCCTTGAGCTTCCGTTTCGAATAGCTGCTTAGATAACGTCGGTCGGTCAGACATGGTGTCACAAATACGAGAATTACTGCACCTGTGATGATACGAAAgtatttaattttgatattctaCTTCAGAATGTCACACAAGTATTATTTAATAGTGAAAAAACTCTATGAAATTTTCTCCCCTCTTAGAAAACAATTCCCTGATTggaaaatgaacaattgttttcgaaatatcggaGAATCCTGGAATGAAAGAATGGGATTTGAAAAACATAAAACTGAAACAATGAAGCTTACCTTGTAttgttcagaaaaaaaaatgatatcacTTGCATTAGAAGTCCAAAACGAAAATGCTCATTTACACCAGCACTGTTCAGATAAATATGCTAAATATTTATAACTAAGAATTGCCAAACAATTGTCTTGCAATTCGCATCCCTTCCTCCATACAATGTCGACACTCACATTTACCTAGATTTCAAAGGGATGCCAACAACTTTATTACCACTATTGAGGGAATTTATTGCAAACAGATAAAAATAATTGGAAGGAACATGCAGAAGCGGAACCTTTT includes:
- the LOC123677690 gene encoding long-chain fatty acid transport protein 4-like isoform X1, which translates into the protein MGDRDLITNGLQKTDKSPDIESGKVVDLDSQPGKESAAATLRSIRNRPVRVLLRRVAVMAVIVAILVCLGAVVWYFMGWMSLVQLILVALIAYLASGKYRWFYVAARTAPRDLRALYRFIRLQLQIKSYARKNLTLADIFRENVKKHPSKTAICFEDQEWDFAKLEEYSNKIANVFKSHGYKKGDVVALFMENKPEYIGVWLGLSKLGVIVPFINTNLRLSTLVHSITIAKSQAVIFGSELSDAISEILDKVESKTALYQVNGGNNNKSSSDQRFKPLDDYLKDSPSSALPTPENLNHHSNLVYIYTSGTTGLPKAAVISNSRYIFIAAAIHWLAGFKNTDRFYTPLPLYHTAGGCMSVGQMIIYGSTLIIRKKFSASSYFTDCQKYKATVAQYIGEMCRYILAVPPKSADKEHSLRMIFGNGLRPQIWVEFVDRFNISNVAEFYGATEGNANIVNIDNTVGAIGFVSRIIPSVYPISIIKVDQNTGEPIRDHRGLCMPCEPNEPGVFIGRIIANNPSRAFLGYVDKKASDKKVVNDVFYHGDKAFLSGDIVVADEFGYLYFKDRTGDTFRWKGENVSTSEVEGVLSNILDYKDVVVYGVEVRNQEGRAGMAAVLDPDDNVDLNTLAEGCRKSLPSYARPIFIRILKKMDMTGTYKLKKVDLQKEGFDPSQTTDNIYYLDSSGFYSLLTKDIYNKIDSGSIRV
- the LOC123677690 gene encoding long-chain fatty acid transport protein 4-like isoform X2, yielding MAVIVAILVCLGAVVWYFMGWMSLVQLILVALIAYLASGKYRWFYVAARTAPRDLRALYRFIRLQLQIKSYARKNLTLADIFRENVKKHPSKTAICFEDQEWDFAKLEEYSNKIANVFKSHGYKKGDVVALFMENKPEYIGVWLGLSKLGVIVPFINTNLRLSTLVHSITIAKSQAVIFGSELSDAISEILDKVESKTALYQVNGGNNNKSSSDQRFKPLDDYLKDSPSSALPTPENLNHHSNLVYIYTSGTTGLPKAAVISNSRYIFIAAAIHWLAGFKNTDRFYTPLPLYHTAGGCMSVGQMIIYGSTLIIRKKFSASSYFTDCQKYKATVAQYIGEMCRYILAVPPKSADKEHSLRMIFGNGLRPQIWVEFVDRFNISNVAEFYGATEGNANIVNIDNTVGAIGFVSRIIPSVYPISIIKVDQNTGEPIRDHRGLCMPCEPNEPGVFIGRIIANNPSRAFLGYVDKKASDKKVVNDVFYHGDKAFLSGDIVVADEFGYLYFKDRTGDTFRWKGENVSTSEVEGVLSNILDYKDVVVYGVEVRNQEGRAGMAAVLDPDDNVDLNTLAEGCRKSLPSYARPIFIRILKKMDMTGTYKLKKVDLQKEGFDPSQTTDNIYYLDSSGFYSLLTKDIYNKIDSGSIRV